The genomic window GTTAATTTTATAGTTAGTAAAAATAGTTTAAGCGGAAAAAGTAACTACGAAATCTTGTTATTTAGTCTGTTTTTATTCAGCTTAACGCAAACTACGAGCAATATAAATATTTTATTTTCTAACTTTTTTGTATTGTTGGGCTTACGGCGTGTTATAAGTTTACGTTCTCAAATCCAGATGAATAAAAAGTTGTTTGATGCAGCATTTTGGTTTGCTATTGCGGCACTTTTTTACTTTTGGGCCATTTTGTTTTTCATACTAATTTTAGTGTCGTTGGCCCTATATAACGATATAAAAGTAAACCATTGGTTTATTCCTTTTACAGGAGTTGGTGCCGTATTTGTTATCACTTCGGCTGTTTCTATTGTTTATTATGATAGTTTTTTTGATACATTTAAAAGCCTTCCAGAAGTTAGTTTTAACTTTAACAGTTACAATTCCGCCTCCTATATTATTGCAATAACCATCCTTTTATCCTTCGGTATTTGGTCTTCCTTTTATTATATAAAGAGTATTAAAGAGAAGAAAAAAGCATTTCGAGTATCATTTAAGTCTATTTTGC from Algibacter sp. L1A34 includes these protein-coding regions:
- a CDS encoding DUF6427 family protein encodes the protein MAKIQKQLMITSIFSKSKPINFIIVFFITLLAFIVGRIGLPTEEVTTLLVLEEFGLFCVCYASILLVNFIVSKNSLSGKSNYEILLFSLFLFSLTQTTSNINILFSNFFVLLGLRRVISLRSQIQMNKKLFDAAFWFAIAALFYFWAILFFILILVSLALYNDIKVNHWFIPFTGVGAVFVITSAVSIVYYDSFFDTFKSLPEVSFNFNSYNSASYIIAITILLSFGIWSSFYYIKSIKEKKKAFRVSFKSILLSAIIGSAIVVLSPIKDGSEFLFVFAPLAIVIANYIEIIEENWFKETFLAILFILPFALLLL